DNA sequence from the Sulfurimonas sediminis genome:
ACTCTTTGAGCGTCGTTGCACCGATTGTATGCAGTTCTCCACGGGCAAGCGCAGGTTTTAGGATGTTTGCCGCATCCATTGAACCTTCAGATGCTCCGGCGCCGACAATAGTATGAATTTCATCAATAAACAGAATAATATTTCCGTTTTCTTTGACTTCATCTATAACCGCTTTGAGTCTGTCTTCAAACTCACCACGGTATTTTGCACCGGCTATCAATGCCGACATATCAAGCGCAACCACACGCTTGTTTTGTAAAGAAGTTGGAACATTGCCACTTTGAATTCTCTGTGCAAGTCCTTCAACCAGTGCTGTTTTACCAACACCAGGCTCCCCTAAAAGCATTGGGTTGTTTTTCGTTTTACGAATCAGAATCTGCATTGTACGCGCTATCTCTTCATCACGCCCAATTACAGGTGCCAATTTTCCCTCGGCTGCTTCTTTTGTTAAGTCAATACCATACTTCGAAAGTGCTTCTAATGTTTCATCCGCTGTTTGCGAATCAATTTTAGCACCTCCTCGTGCAGCTTCAAGCTCTTTGCTCAACTGCATGACATCAACATATTTTGGCAGTATTGTTGAAAACGGCTCTGTATTCAAGTTTGCCAATATATATGTATCTACGGCAAGATAAGAATCTCCGTTTTTTGTCATCAGACCTATACCGTTTTCAAGTGTTCGTACAAAATCCTGGGAAAGCTTGATATTCTCTTTTGTCACACTTGAAGATTTTGGCAGTTTTTCTGCCATACTTTTAATGTCTAATTCCATTGCAACTTTATCTATACCCAACTTGTTGAACATTTGGTTCAGTACAGAATCCGAATTTGTTAAAAGTGCCCACAAAAAGTGTACCGGTGTCACTTCCTGATTTTTGTTATGTAAAGCTAAAGACAACGCACTCTCAATCGCCTCTGTCATATTATGTGTTAATTTCTCAAAAATGTTATTCATCTCTCAATCCTTTTTTTTTATTTATGCTGGAATTATATACTTATCATGAAATTAATTTTGCTACTTAAGTTGCAAAATCAATTATACCTACCTGAGTCTCTGTTTGTCAAGAAATCTTAGCACAATCACTCACAAATCTTTTTTTTCTATAACGTTTCAGCATACTTTCATTGCCGCTTACTCCGCCACTGTGAATATAGATCATCTTTTCACTTGTCTGTTCAAGCAGTGCCTGCCACATTGCAGGAGCATACAAAAGATCAAACTCAATCCCCTTTACATGTAAAGCCTTGTATATCTCATAAAACTCTTTATAGGGTTTTGCAAAATGGTACTTTCTTTTTGGTTCCAGGATAACAAGATTGTTCGGAATTTCCGCCAAAGCACGCATTTGCGTTTTGAGATAGCTGCTGTCTCCTATGCAGGGTGTTGTATAAACTCTGTACTCAGGTAAAGCAAGTGCTAAAAAAAGTGCTGTTGTTCCTGTACCAGAAGGTGTTGCGACTGCCTTTACATGTAAGCCTCTGCTTTGTTCTTGTATCTCCTGCGCTAAAACTTTCAATCCTGCTTTTGCTTCTTGTACTGCGCCACCCTGATCAACAAAACAGGTTTTTGCATTTACATGTAAGCGCAAAGAAGCAATAAACTCTTTATAAAAATCATTTTCTATCTCTATGTGCTGCATACCTAATTTCAGGGCATGCGCATAGTTTCCGCTACCTCGTTCTTTTTGTGTTGCAGAGAGTTTTTTTGTATAGTAAAGAAATTTCCATTTTTTTTTCTGACATAAGGCGGCCAATGCCAGCATAGCATTAGACTGTGTTCCACCGTAGGATATCAGCGTGTCATAAATATTGTCTGGAGTATTTAGGAGTGTGTAGAGTTTTCTGTATTTGTTCCCCGCCAAACAGGGATCAATAAGGTCATCGCGTTTGACAAAAAACTCT
Encoded proteins:
- a CDS encoding 1-aminocyclopropane-1-carboxylate deaminase gives rise to the protein MQNSPLSKIILEEREFFVKRDDLIDPCLAGNKYRKLYTLLNTPDNIYDTLISYGGTQSNAMLALAALCQKKKWKFLYYTKKLSATQKERGSGNYAHALKLGMQHIEIENDFYKEFIASLRLHVNAKTCFVDQGGAVQEAKAGLKVLAQEIQEQSRGLHVKAVATPSGTGTTALFLALALPEYRVYTTPCIGDSSYLKTQMRALAEIPNNLVILEPKRKYHFAKPYKEFYEIYKALHVKGIEFDLLYAPAMWQALLEQTSEKMIYIHSGGVSGNESMLKRYRKKRFVSDCAKIS